In Agromyces sp. G08B096, a genomic segment contains:
- a CDS encoding terminase large subunit: MTVLTPAAPAPERPLWLPARFSLPLGVSPDDGFDWVGNPDSFPSHGYWLLRLVDKVWKLPDGSPIQLDVWQRWLIIAALEVYPEGHPRAGELRYRQVLVSVSRQNGKSVLGAIFGLYGLVREAGALVIGIASSAEQARIIYARLLAVIRGNKRLAAKFKRLTDTRGIQSVDGGRYEIKPSKSAAVQGLDLTVGLADELHITKRELWSDMVNGTAARRNGIVIGLTTAGDENSELLIDLYELAEDAPERFGYFIWEAPEARVPEDDETLGRYLIAASPGLACGRLDLETAISDVRGMPEADVIRYRLNRFTASTNAFITATLWASRKRKADEFPAGRPIFTIDRTPDWGFAAIVATIKHGDTTSAELVASIAKPSLSQLVNVCVDLARHQPLTFAMDWYALKDLGNELKKRGLPVWGASQGDVMNGSALLYAKLATGDLEHDGSELLNLQAPRTVRKNVGDGFRISRKDSSIEIDGIMALALGVLAAETQTDDTLQVF, translated from the coding sequence GTGACCGTCCTGACGCCCGCCGCGCCGGCGCCTGAGCGACCGCTCTGGCTGCCGGCGCGGTTCTCGCTGCCCCTCGGCGTCAGCCCCGACGATGGATTCGATTGGGTCGGCAACCCCGACAGCTTCCCCTCGCACGGCTACTGGCTGCTCCGCCTGGTCGATAAGGTTTGGAAGCTCCCGGACGGCAGCCCGATCCAGCTCGACGTGTGGCAGCGCTGGCTCATCATCGCCGCCCTGGAGGTGTACCCCGAGGGCCACCCGCGCGCCGGCGAACTCCGCTACCGCCAGGTGCTCGTGAGCGTCAGCCGCCAGAACGGCAAGAGCGTCCTGGGTGCGATCTTCGGCCTCTACGGGCTCGTCCGCGAGGCCGGCGCCCTCGTCATCGGCATCGCCTCGTCCGCCGAACAGGCCCGCATCATCTACGCCCGACTGCTCGCCGTCATCCGAGGCAACAAGCGCCTGGCCGCGAAGTTCAAGCGGCTCACCGACACCCGAGGCATCCAGTCCGTGGACGGCGGGCGCTACGAGATCAAGCCGTCCAAGTCCGCTGCCGTCCAGGGCCTCGACCTCACCGTTGGCCTCGCCGACGAGCTGCACATCACCAAGCGCGAGCTGTGGTCGGACATGGTGAACGGCACCGCCGCCCGCCGCAACGGCATCGTCATCGGGCTCACGACCGCCGGCGACGAGAACTCCGAGCTGCTGATCGACCTCTACGAGCTGGCCGAGGACGCCCCCGAGCGCTTCGGCTACTTCATCTGGGAGGCGCCCGAGGCGCGAGTCCCCGAGGACGACGAGACCCTCGGCCGCTACCTCATCGCCGCCTCGCCCGGTCTCGCATGCGGCCGGCTCGACCTGGAGACCGCGATCAGCGACGTTCGAGGGATGCCCGAGGCCGACGTGATCCGCTACCGCCTCAACCGCTTCACCGCCTCGACCAACGCATTCATCACCGCCACGCTCTGGGCCAGCCGCAAGCGCAAGGCCGATGAGTTCCCCGCCGGCCGGCCGATCTTCACGATCGACCGCACGCCCGATTGGGGATTCGCCGCGATCGTCGCGACGATCAAGCACGGCGACACGACCTCGGCCGAGCTGGTCGCCTCGATCGCGAAACCCTCGCTCAGTCAGCTCGTCAACGTGTGCGTCGATCTCGCCCGCCATCAGCCGCTCACGTTCGCCATGGACTGGTACGCGCTCAAGGATCTCGGCAACGAACTCAAGAAGCGCGGCCTGCCCGTCTGGGGCGCGAGCCAGGGCGACGTGATGAACGGCTCGGCGCTGCTCTACGCGAAGCTCGCGACCGGCGACCTGGAGCACGACGGCTCCGAGCTGCTGAACCTCCAGGCGCCCCGCACCGTCCGCAAGAACGTCGGCGACGGGTTCAGGATCAGCCGCAAGGACTCGTCCATCGAGATCGACGGCATCATGGCCCTCGCTCTCGGCGTGTTGGCCGCAGAAACGCAGACCGACGACACGCTGCAGGTGTTCTAA
- a CDS encoding HNH endonuclease, translating to MSQHSSRGAAWDALRLQVLERDQHICAYCGGEATEADHIIPKEAGGKDELLNLVASCKPCNSRKGNRLGARITWFNRRWLSQV from the coding sequence ATGAGCCAGCATTCGAGCCGAGGCGCCGCGTGGGATGCCCTGCGCCTCCAGGTGCTGGAGCGCGATCAGCACATCTGCGCGTACTGCGGAGGCGAGGCAACCGAGGCCGACCACATCATCCCGAAGGAGGCCGGGGGCAAGGACGAGCTGCTGAACCTCGTGGCCTCGTGCAAGCCGTGCAACAGCCGGAAGGGCAATCGGCTCGGGGCTCGCATCACCTGGTTCAACCGCCGATGGCTGAGCCAGGTCTGA
- a CDS encoding helix-turn-helix transcriptional regulator: MTMFVETPTGTLAERLRKARLLADLDQNELAAQLGIARNSISNYETGRSEPSASTFVRWAQITGVTLEWLAEGVNAKTAPVETGAVRSVRPEGLEPPTF; the protein is encoded by the coding sequence ATGACGATGTTCGTGGAAACCCCGACCGGAACGCTGGCGGAACGCCTACGGAAGGCTCGCCTGCTCGCTGACCTCGACCAGAACGAGCTGGCGGCTCAGCTCGGCATCGCGCGCAACTCGATCTCGAACTACGAGACCGGGCGCAGCGAGCCGAGCGCCTCGACGTTCGTTCGGTGGGCGCAGATTACCGGCGTGACGCTCGAATGGCTCGCCGAGGGCGTTAACGCGAAAACGGCCCCAGTCGAAACTGGAGCCGTTCGCTCAGTGCGCCCGGAGGGACTCGAACCCCCAACCTTCTGA
- a CDS encoding carbohydrate ABC transporter permease has protein sequence MPESAPGGATAVVEGAAVDAATGSLPARPERRRLGRRAGDANEDASDRGILSAHDRRRRPVRASMTLVQLFLFVGLVVAGLGPLLWLAKSAVSTTQDTLSHPFELWPSGIDWANLATAWNDIHIDQYFLNTIWVAAGSWFFQLLVATTAGYALSVLRPKYAPVLNVLVLATLFIPAVVLLVPLYLTVLHPPLIDTSLLNTYWAVWLPAAANAFNILLVKRFFDGLPREVFEAARTDGAGPFRMFWSIVLPMSKPILGVVSVFAVIAAWKDFLWPLLVLPDPAVQPLSVRLPAVQSQTELDVFLAALAISTLIPVVLFLVFQRLFLRGAGLGGAVKG, from the coding sequence ATGCCAGAGTCCGCGCCCGGAGGCGCGACCGCCGTCGTCGAGGGAGCCGCCGTCGACGCGGCGACCGGATCGCTCCCGGCCCGCCCCGAGCGCCGGCGTCTCGGCCGCCGCGCGGGCGATGCGAACGAGGATGCCTCCGACCGCGGCATCCTCAGCGCCCACGACCGGCGCCGCCGACCCGTGCGGGCGTCGATGACGCTCGTGCAGCTCTTCCTCTTCGTCGGCCTCGTGGTCGCGGGCCTCGGGCCGCTGCTGTGGCTCGCGAAGTCGGCGGTGTCGACGACGCAGGACACGCTGAGCCATCCGTTCGAGCTGTGGCCGAGCGGCATCGACTGGGCGAACCTCGCGACGGCCTGGAACGACATCCACATCGATCAGTACTTCCTCAACACGATCTGGGTCGCCGCGGGGTCGTGGTTCTTCCAGCTGCTGGTCGCGACGACCGCCGGGTACGCACTGTCGGTGCTCCGGCCGAAGTACGCCCCGGTGCTGAACGTGCTCGTGCTCGCGACGCTGTTCATCCCCGCGGTCGTGCTGCTCGTGCCGCTGTACCTGACCGTGCTGCACCCGCCGCTCATCGACACCTCGCTGCTCAACACGTACTGGGCGGTGTGGTTGCCGGCAGCGGCCAACGCGTTCAACATCCTCCTCGTGAAGCGGTTCTTCGACGGGCTCCCGCGCGAGGTCTTCGAGGCGGCCCGCACCGACGGGGCCGGGCCGTTCCGGATGTTCTGGTCGATCGTGCTGCCCATGTCGAAGCCGATCCTCGGCGTCGTGTCGGTGTTCGCGGTCATCGCGGCCTGGAAGGACTTCCTGTGGCCGCTGCTCGTGCTGCCCGACCCGGCCGTCCAGCCGCTCTCCGTTCGTCTGCCAGCGGTCCAGTCGCAGACCGAGCTCGACGTCTTCCTCGCCGCTCTGGCGATCTCGACGCTCATCCCGGTCGTCCTGTTCCTCGTGTTCCAGCGATTGTTCCTCCGCGGTGCTGGGCTCGGCGGGGCGGTGAAGGGATGA
- a CDS encoding sugar ABC transporter permease: protein MTMTREPDAATAPDGPPPATPPRASATGRRRRTPITWVRGGGLSNLVFLAPMLIVFGVFSWGPIVQSVVMSFQKTNLITPPAWVGLDNFARVLADPNLGVAVLNTLYFALLALLFGFPLPILLAVMMSEVRRGKGLYSALAYLPVVIPPVVAVLLWKVFYSGGADGVFNTVLGWVGIPPQPWLQSSATAMPSLVLEATWAGAGGSIIVYLAALIAVPPELYDAAEVDGAGIWRKIWHVTLPQLRGILFIMLILQIIATSQVFLEPFLFTGGGPNNATLTILLLIYRYAFQNSLGGDYGEATALSLMLAIFLGLLSWAYFKLTERWSTN, encoded by the coding sequence ATGACCATGACCAGAGAACCGGATGCCGCGACCGCACCGGACGGCCCGCCGCCGGCGACCCCGCCGCGGGCCTCCGCGACGGGGCGCCGCCGCCGGACGCCGATCACGTGGGTGCGCGGCGGAGGACTGTCGAACCTCGTCTTCCTCGCGCCGATGCTCATCGTCTTCGGGGTGTTCAGCTGGGGCCCCATCGTGCAGTCGGTGGTGATGAGCTTCCAGAAGACGAACCTGATCACCCCGCCCGCGTGGGTCGGGCTCGACAACTTCGCCCGGGTGCTGGCCGACCCGAACCTCGGCGTCGCCGTCCTGAACACGCTGTACTTCGCCCTGCTCGCGCTGCTGTTCGGCTTCCCGCTGCCGATCCTGCTCGCCGTCATGATGAGCGAGGTCAGGCGCGGCAAGGGCCTCTACAGCGCGCTCGCCTACCTGCCGGTCGTCATCCCGCCGGTCGTCGCGGTGCTGCTCTGGAAGGTGTTCTACTCCGGCGGCGCCGACGGCGTCTTCAACACGGTGCTCGGGTGGGTCGGCATCCCGCCCCAGCCGTGGCTGCAGTCGTCGGCGACGGCGATGCCCTCGCTCGTGCTCGAGGCGACCTGGGCGGGCGCGGGCGGGTCGATCATCGTCTACCTCGCCGCCCTCATCGCCGTGCCGCCCGAGCTGTACGACGCCGCGGAGGTCGACGGGGCGGGCATCTGGCGCAAGATCTGGCACGTCACGCTGCCGCAGCTGCGGGGCATCCTCTTCATCATGCTGATCCTGCAGATCATCGCGACCTCGCAGGTCTTCCTCGAGCCGTTCCTGTTCACGGGCGGCGGCCCGAACAACGCGACGCTCACGATCCTGCTGCTGATCTACCGGTACGCCTTCCAGAACAGTCTGGGCGGCGATTACGGCGAGGCGACCGCCCTCAGCCTCATGCTCGCGATCTTCCTCGGATTGCTGAGCTGGGCCTACTTCAAGCTCACCGAACGGTGGAGCACGAATTGA
- a CDS encoding extracellular solute-binding protein has product MKSPHSIAIAGLTALVMVGSLAACSQAAEDDGKLELRVATFPPGADQAAYDAFAEQEKQFEEEHPDIDVVGVEYEWTAPTFAAQLAGGSLPDVFTVPFTDSKTLLENDQLMDLTDEIEELGYTDKFNPVILNEVTGDDGKLYGFPRQAYANGLHYNRELFEQAGLDPDQPPTTWDEVRAAAKTIAEKTGKAGYATMTTGNTGGWQLSVQADSRGAELQTDNGDGTYTSTIDNEATRETLQYLHDLRWEDNSMGANFDLDWGSINQEFAAGNIGMYTTGSDVYTALVRDFGMSPDQYGLTVIPTEDGGGVLGGGDIAVVAPTVDEETKAAAVTWIDWYYMQKLLNEDAAVADAKALAEADQAVGTPVLPVLDQETYLESQEWIADYINVPLDQMTGFTEGIFEQTPVGEFKGQTQPIYALMDNLVQAVLTDENADIDALLKQIDVDAQALLDE; this is encoded by the coding sequence ATGAAGTCACCACACAGCATCGCGATCGCGGGTCTCACCGCGCTCGTGATGGTGGGCTCGCTCGCCGCATGCAGCCAGGCCGCCGAAGACGACGGCAAGCTCGAGCTCCGCGTCGCCACCTTCCCGCCCGGCGCCGACCAGGCCGCGTACGACGCCTTCGCCGAGCAGGAGAAGCAGTTCGAGGAGGAACATCCCGACATCGACGTCGTCGGCGTCGAGTACGAGTGGACCGCGCCGACGTTCGCGGCGCAGCTCGCGGGCGGCAGCCTCCCCGACGTCTTCACCGTGCCGTTCACCGACTCCAAGACGCTGCTCGAGAACGACCAGCTCATGGACCTGACGGACGAGATCGAGGAGCTCGGCTACACCGACAAGTTCAACCCCGTCATCCTGAACGAGGTCACGGGCGACGACGGCAAGCTCTACGGCTTCCCGCGGCAGGCGTACGCGAACGGCCTGCACTACAACCGCGAGCTGTTCGAGCAGGCCGGGCTCGACCCCGACCAGCCGCCGACCACGTGGGACGAGGTCCGCGCGGCCGCGAAGACCATCGCCGAGAAGACCGGCAAGGCCGGGTACGCCACCATGACGACGGGCAACACGGGCGGCTGGCAGCTCTCGGTGCAGGCCGACTCACGCGGCGCGGAGCTGCAGACCGACAACGGCGACGGCACGTACACGTCGACGATCGACAACGAGGCCACGCGCGAGACGCTGCAGTACCTGCACGACCTGCGCTGGGAGGACAACTCCATGGGGGCGAACTTCGACCTCGACTGGGGGTCGATCAACCAGGAGTTCGCCGCCGGCAACATCGGCATGTACACCACCGGCTCCGACGTCTACACCGCCCTCGTGCGCGACTTCGGCATGAGCCCCGACCAGTACGGCCTCACCGTCATCCCCACCGAAGACGGCGGCGGCGTGCTGGGCGGCGGCGACATCGCCGTGGTCGCGCCCACGGTCGACGAGGAGACCAAGGCGGCCGCGGTCACCTGGATCGACTGGTACTACATGCAGAAGCTGCTGAACGAGGATGCCGCGGTCGCCGACGCGAAGGCGCTCGCCGAGGCCGACCAGGCCGTCGGCACGCCTGTGCTCCCCGTGCTCGACCAGGAGACCTACCTCGAGTCGCAGGAGTGGATCGCCGACTACATCAACGTCCCGCTCGACCAGATGACCGGGTTCACCGAGGGGATCTTCGAGCAGACGCCGGTCGGCGAGTTCAAGGGCCAGACCCAGCCGATCTACGCGCTCATGGACAACCTCGTCCAGGCCGTCCTGACCGACGAGAACGCCGACATCGATGCGCTGCTGAAGCAGATCGACGTCGACGCGCAGGCCCTGCTCGACGAGTAG
- a CDS encoding glycoside hydrolase family 13 protein, which yields MPLTDAAAPAAPADDALWWRSAVIYQVYVRSFADSDGDGTGDLRGVRSRLGYLKELGVDALWFNPWYPSPLADGGYDVADYRDIHPAFGTLADAELLIAEAAALGIRTIIDIVPNHVSSEHPWFQAALAAGPGSPERERFWFHPGKGPNGDEMPTRWVSNFQGDTWTRTTEPDGTPGEWYLHLFTPEQPDLNWNHPDVRAEHEDILRFWFDRGVAGVRIDSAGLLIKDPALPEVPDVVEPGAHPTEDRDEVHDVYRAWRRIADSYDGTRVLVGEVWVPDASRFAAYLRPDEMHTAFNFDFMSRPWDAAELRASIDLMLDAHAPVGAPSTWVLSNHDVTRPVTRYGREDSSFAFAKKRFGTPTDLELGRRRARAAALLTAALPGSLYLYQGDELGLPEVELPREVLDDPMHFRSGGVDPGRDGCRVPLPWRGTSAPYGFSPDGAAAAPWLPQPPEWAALSVQAQEADPASMLWLYRQALRIRRREAALGDGPMTWVDRGPEVLCFRRGDDLVSITNLGRASVALPDHESILLASAPLEDGLLPTDATAWLRVPPANS from the coding sequence ATGCCCCTGACGGATGCCGCGGCGCCCGCCGCTCCCGCGGACGACGCCCTCTGGTGGCGCAGCGCCGTCATCTACCAGGTCTACGTGCGCAGCTTCGCCGATTCCGACGGCGACGGCACCGGTGACCTTCGGGGCGTTCGGAGCCGGCTCGGCTACCTGAAGGAGCTCGGGGTCGACGCGCTCTGGTTCAACCCGTGGTACCCGTCGCCCCTCGCCGACGGCGGATACGACGTCGCCGACTACCGGGACATCCACCCGGCCTTCGGCACCCTCGCCGACGCCGAGCTGCTCATCGCCGAGGCCGCCGCGCTCGGCATCCGCACGATCATCGACATCGTCCCGAACCACGTCAGCTCGGAGCATCCCTGGTTCCAGGCCGCGCTCGCCGCCGGCCCCGGCAGCCCCGAGCGCGAGCGCTTCTGGTTCCACCCCGGCAAGGGACCGAACGGCGACGAGATGCCCACCCGCTGGGTCTCGAACTTCCAGGGCGACACGTGGACCCGCACCACCGAGCCCGACGGCACGCCCGGCGAGTGGTACCTGCACCTGTTCACGCCCGAGCAGCCCGACCTCAACTGGAACCACCCCGACGTCCGCGCCGAGCACGAGGACATCCTCCGGTTCTGGTTCGACCGGGGCGTCGCGGGCGTCCGCATCGACTCCGCGGGCCTGCTCATCAAGGACCCCGCACTGCCCGAGGTCCCCGACGTCGTCGAGCCGGGCGCCCACCCCACGGAAGACCGCGACGAGGTGCACGACGTGTACCGCGCCTGGCGACGCATCGCCGACTCCTACGACGGCACTCGCGTGCTCGTGGGCGAGGTCTGGGTGCCGGATGCCTCCCGCTTCGCCGCGTACCTCCGCCCCGACGAGATGCACACGGCCTTCAACTTCGACTTCATGTCGCGGCCGTGGGACGCCGCCGAGCTGCGCGCCTCGATCGACCTGATGCTCGACGCGCACGCGCCCGTCGGGGCGCCGAGCACCTGGGTCCTCTCCAACCACGACGTCACCCGGCCCGTCACGAGGTACGGCCGGGAGGACTCCTCGTTCGCGTTCGCCAAGAAACGGTTCGGCACCCCGACCGACCTCGAGCTCGGCCGGCGCCGCGCCCGCGCGGCCGCGCTGCTCACCGCGGCCCTGCCGGGATCGCTGTACCTGTACCAGGGCGACGAGCTCGGCCTGCCGGAGGTGGAGCTGCCCCGCGAGGTGCTGGACGACCCCATGCACTTCCGCTCGGGCGGCGTCGACCCCGGCCGCGACGGCTGCCGGGTGCCGCTGCCCTGGCGCGGCACCTCGGCGCCGTACGGCTTCAGCCCCGACGGGGCGGCCGCCGCGCCCTGGCTCCCGCAGCCGCCCGAGTGGGCGGCGCTGAGCGTGCAGGCGCAGGAGGCCGACCCCGCCTCCATGCTCTGGCTCTACCGCCAGGCGCTGCGCATCCGGCGCCGCGAGGCCGCGCTCGGCGACGGCCCGATGACCTGGGTCGACCGCGGACCCGAGGTGCTCTGCTTCCGCCGGGGCGATGACCTCGTGTCGATCACGAACCTCGGGCGGGCGAGCGTCGCCCTGCCCGACCACGAGAGCATCCTGCTCGCGAGCGCCCCGCTCGAGGACGGCCTGCTCCCGACCGATGCGACGGCCTGGCTGCGCGTACCCCCTGCGAACAGCTGA
- a CDS encoding LacI family DNA-binding transcriptional regulator has translation MSRRLADVARKVGVSEATVSRVLNGKPGVSASTREAVLTALDVLGYERPTKLRGERARLVGLVMPELQNPIFPALAEVLGGGLAQNGFTPVLCIQTAGGISESDYVELLLHQQVSGVIFAGGAYAQADASHEHYARLVELKLPAVLVNAPVEGLGFATVSCDDAVSMEQAFGHLVQLGHRRIGILLGPRDHVPSRRKHAAAVATAERHGLELGDDLVVHSLYSLESGQTAAAKLLAAGATGIVCASDPMALGAVRAVRRAGLRVPEDVSVIGYDDSALMNCTEPPLTTVRQPIEAMGKMVIELLMRQMSSERPIGDEVLFAPELVVRGSTAPAPR, from the coding sequence ATGTCGAGACGGCTTGCGGATGTCGCGCGGAAGGTCGGAGTCAGCGAAGCCACGGTCAGCCGCGTCCTGAACGGCAAGCCGGGGGTCTCCGCCTCCACGCGCGAGGCGGTGCTGACGGCGCTCGACGTGCTCGGCTACGAACGCCCGACGAAGCTGCGCGGCGAACGCGCGAGGCTCGTCGGGCTCGTCATGCCCGAGCTGCAGAACCCGATCTTCCCAGCGCTCGCCGAGGTGCTCGGCGGCGGGCTCGCGCAGAACGGCTTCACGCCGGTGCTCTGCATCCAGACGGCCGGCGGCATCTCCGAGTCCGACTACGTCGAGCTCCTGCTGCACCAGCAGGTGTCGGGGGTGATCTTCGCGGGCGGCGCGTACGCGCAGGCGGATGCCTCGCATGAGCACTACGCGCGGCTCGTCGAACTGAAGCTGCCGGCGGTGCTCGTGAACGCCCCGGTCGAGGGGCTCGGCTTCGCGACGGTCTCCTGCGACGACGCGGTGTCGATGGAGCAGGCGTTCGGGCATCTCGTGCAGCTCGGGCACCGGCGCATCGGAATCCTGCTGGGGCCGAGGGACCATGTGCCCTCGCGGCGCAAGCATGCCGCAGCGGTGGCGACGGCGGAACGCCACGGTCTCGAGCTCGGCGACGATCTCGTCGTCCACTCCCTGTACTCGCTGGAGTCAGGGCAGACCGCCGCGGCGAAGCTGCTCGCGGCGGGCGCGACCGGCATCGTCTGCGCGAGCGACCCGATGGCGCTCGGCGCGGTCCGCGCGGTCCGTCGCGCGGGGCTGCGGGTGCCGGAGGACGTGTCGGTGATCGGGTACGACGACTCGGCGCTCATGAACTGCACCGAGCCGCCGCTGACCACGGTGCGCCAGCCGATCGAGGCCATGGGCAAGATGGTGATCGAGCTGCTCATGCGTCAGATGTCGAGCGAGCGGCCGATCGGCGACGAGGTGCTCTTCGCGCCCGAGCTCGTGGTCCGCGGCTCGACGGCCCCAGCGCCGCGCTGA
- a CDS encoding carbohydrate ABC transporter permease yields MSAGVGVTPPLVPPAGAADAKGRVRTAGSADAIAEAEPRLVRGPSRRRRSRVGQVLAWIALTVLGIVFVYPFVWLVSASFKPRGEVFDNRLIPETFTFDNYVQVWQEAPLALWLLNTVIVTVLAATTVTISSAMVAWGFAYFRFRGRGALFGLVLATMMLPGAVTMIPTFLIWNALGQVGTLTPLWAGNLFGSAFYIFLIRQFFLGLPRDLFDAARVDGANQWGVFWHIAVPLAKPVLAVTLIFEVQAVWTDLMRALIYLRDSDTFTVPRGLKALVDAYGFGGEWHWEIIVTASVITTVPMIIVFFLAQRKIIDGVASSGLKG; encoded by the coding sequence GTGAGCGCCGGCGTCGGGGTGACGCCCCCGCTCGTACCGCCCGCCGGGGCGGCGGACGCGAAGGGCCGCGTCCGGACGGCCGGGTCGGCCGATGCGATCGCCGAGGCGGAGCCGCGTCTGGTGCGCGGCCCGAGCCGACGGCGGCGGTCGCGGGTCGGGCAGGTCCTCGCGTGGATCGCCCTGACGGTGCTCGGCATCGTCTTCGTCTACCCGTTCGTGTGGCTCGTGAGCGCGTCGTTCAAGCCGCGCGGCGAGGTCTTCGACAACCGGCTCATCCCCGAGACCTTCACGTTCGACAACTACGTCCAGGTCTGGCAGGAGGCCCCGCTCGCGCTCTGGCTGCTGAACACCGTGATCGTCACGGTGCTCGCTGCGACGACCGTGACGATCTCGAGCGCCATGGTGGCCTGGGGGTTCGCGTACTTCAGGTTCCGCGGTCGCGGCGCGCTCTTCGGCCTGGTGCTCGCGACCATGATGCTGCCGGGCGCGGTGACGATGATCCCGACGTTCCTCATCTGGAACGCGCTCGGGCAGGTCGGCACGCTGACCCCCCTGTGGGCGGGCAACCTCTTCGGCAGCGCGTTCTACATCTTCCTGATCCGGCAGTTCTTCCTCGGCCTGCCGCGCGACCTCTTCGATGCGGCGCGGGTCGACGGGGCGAACCAGTGGGGCGTATTCTGGCACATCGCCGTGCCGCTCGCGAAACCGGTCTTGGCGGTGACGCTCATCTTCGAGGTGCAGGCCGTGTGGACCGATCTCATGCGCGCTCTGATCTATCTGCGCGACTCCGACACGTTCACCGTGCCGAGGGGTCTGAAAGCGCTCGTCGACGCGTACGGCTTCGGCGGCGAGTGGCACTGGGAGATCATCGTGACGGCGAGCGTGATCACCACGGTGCCGATGATCATCGTGTTCTTCCTCGCGCAGCGGAAGATCATCGACGGGGTGGCGTCGAGCGGGTTGAAGGGCTGA
- a CDS encoding sugar ABC transporter permease produces the protein MTAAAPSAAAGAATPAARRPGGAEGPDASRPVRSRRPGSWWREARPALLFLSPWIIGFLVFTAWPMIYSAYLSLTDYDVINSPEFIGVENYVAMASDDKLLLALGNTALFTLMQVPLYVVVSLILALLLDRAGRASGFFRTVFFLPKMTPPVAVGVLFLLLFNGQNGIVNTVLGWFGIDGPAWTTDPAWVKPGLVFMSLWTVGASVIILLAALRNVPEMLYESARLDGAGFWRTAWNVTVPMISPALFFIIVVNTIAGFQTFDEAYTAFFGSGNTTYSNDAALFYVIYLFQQAFGFLNMGYASALAWLLFVVIMIVTAIQLVVSRRLVYYEGDRK, from the coding sequence ATGACCGCCGCCGCGCCATCGGCCGCCGCCGGCGCCGCGACGCCGGCGGCCCGTCGGCCCGGCGGCGCCGAGGGGCCGGATGCCTCGCGTCCGGTGCGTTCCCGTCGCCCCGGCTCGTGGTGGCGGGAGGCGCGGCCGGCGCTGCTCTTCCTCAGCCCGTGGATCATCGGCTTCCTCGTCTTCACCGCGTGGCCGATGATCTACAGCGCGTACCTCTCGCTCACCGACTACGACGTGATCAACTCGCCGGAGTTCATCGGCGTGGAGAACTACGTCGCGATGGCCTCCGACGACAAGCTGCTCCTGGCGCTCGGCAACACCGCCCTGTTCACGCTCATGCAGGTGCCGCTCTACGTCGTCGTGTCGCTGATCCTCGCGCTCCTGCTCGACCGGGCGGGCCGCGCGTCGGGCTTCTTCCGCACCGTGTTCTTCCTGCCGAAGATGACCCCGCCGGTGGCCGTCGGCGTGCTGTTCCTGCTCCTCTTCAACGGGCAGAACGGCATCGTGAACACCGTGCTCGGCTGGTTCGGCATCGACGGGCCGGCGTGGACCACGGATCCGGCGTGGGTGAAGCCCGGCCTGGTGTTCATGTCGCTCTGGACGGTCGGCGCCTCGGTGATCATCCTGCTGGCGGCGCTCCGCAACGTCCCGGAGATGCTCTACGAGTCCGCCCGGCTCGACGGTGCGGGGTTCTGGCGGACCGCGTGGAATGTGACCGTGCCGATGATCAGTCCGGCGCTGTTCTTCATCATCGTCGTCAACACGATCGCGGGGTTCCAGACCTTCGACGAGGCGTATACGGCGTTCTTCGGCTCGGGCAATACGACGTACAGCAACGACGCCGCCCTGTTCTACGTCATCTACCTCTTCCAGCAGGCCTTCGGATTCCTGAACATGGGCTACGCGTCCGCACTCGCGTGGCTGCTCTTCGTCGTGATCATGATCGTGACGGCGATCCAGCTCGTGGTGTCCAGACGCCTCGTCTACTACGAGGGGGACCGGAAGTGA